One region of Anaeromyxobacter paludicola genomic DNA includes:
- a CDS encoding metallophosphoesterase, translating to MSRTVHLAIFLSIFVAVLGGIHFYLWARLVRDTGLPGPWRRTLTGLLVLAAASLPLTLIALRATPRLARALAAPVFFWLGLSFILLVALAVGDLARLVAAAASSLAGQGGLPEDPARRLFLGRALAGGAVLVSGGCAAAGTHSALGDPMIHEVAVALPRLPPALSGFTLAQLSDLHAGPTIGEREIRRMAERTRALRPDAVVITGDLVDGSVADLARAVAPLADLGAPHGTWFVTGNHEYYSGAEEWLAALRRMGIRVLANERVALGDAGPGGARFDLAGTHDWASGPFGHGPDLDAALAGRDPERALVLLQHQPRGMGEAVRRGVGLQLSGHTHGGQIVPFNLLVRAAYPYVAGLYRHEEAGASGQIFVSRGAGFWGPPIRLGAPAEIAKIVLTPA from the coding sequence CCTGGAGGAGGACGCTCACCGGGCTCCTGGTCCTCGCGGCGGCGAGCCTGCCCCTCACCCTGATCGCGCTGCGCGCCACCCCGCGGCTGGCGCGCGCCCTCGCGGCGCCGGTCTTCTTCTGGCTCGGCCTCTCCTTCATCCTGCTGGTCGCGCTCGCGGTGGGCGACCTCGCCCGGCTGGTCGCCGCGGCGGCCTCCTCCCTCGCCGGCCAGGGCGGCCTGCCGGAGGACCCGGCCCGCCGGCTCTTCCTCGGCCGCGCGCTCGCCGGCGGCGCGGTGCTGGTCTCGGGCGGTTGCGCCGCCGCCGGCACGCACAGCGCGCTCGGCGACCCGATGATCCACGAGGTCGCGGTGGCGCTGCCGCGGCTGCCCCCGGCGCTCTCGGGCTTCACCCTCGCGCAGCTCTCCGACCTGCACGCCGGCCCCACCATCGGCGAGCGCGAGATCCGCCGGATGGCCGAGCGCACCCGCGCCCTCCGCCCCGACGCCGTGGTGATCACGGGCGACCTCGTGGACGGGAGCGTCGCCGACCTGGCGCGCGCGGTGGCGCCGCTCGCCGACCTCGGCGCGCCGCACGGGACCTGGTTCGTCACCGGCAACCACGAGTACTACTCCGGCGCCGAGGAGTGGCTCGCGGCGCTCCGCCGGATGGGCATCCGCGTCCTCGCGAACGAGCGGGTGGCGCTCGGCGACGCCGGCCCGGGCGGCGCCCGCTTCGACCTCGCCGGCACGCACGACTGGGCCTCGGGCCCCTTCGGCCACGGTCCGGACCTCGACGCCGCCCTCGCCGGCCGCGATCCCGAGCGCGCCCTGGTCCTCCTGCAGCACCAGCCGCGCGGCATGGGCGAGGCGGTGCGCCGCGGCGTGGGGCTGCAGCTCTCCGGCCACACCCACGGCGGCCAGATCGTGCCCTTCAACCTGCTCGTCCGCGCCGCCTACCCCTACGTCGCCGGGCTCTACCGGCACGAGGAGGCGGGCGCGTCCGGGCAGATCTTCGTCTCGCGCGGCGCCGGCTTCTGGGGGCCGCCCATCCGGCTCGGCGCGCCCGCCGAGATCGCCAAGATCGTGCTCACGCCGGCGTGA
- a CDS encoding SIR2 family NAD-dependent protein deacylase, whose amino-acid sequence MEPALQSVLEPVRARRGRVVVLTGAGISAESGIPTFRGAEGYWVVGSRNYMPQEMATLEMFERAPDEVWRWYLYRFGVCKDALPNEGHRALVALERGLGDRFTLVTQNIDGLHRRAGSSEARTCCIHGDAAWVRCAQGCPGLLPLPDMGRRGAADPFTAADRARLACPRCGGWLRPHVLWFDECYDEEHYRMDTALGAAWSADLLLVVGTSGATNLPMQIGQLAFRRQIALVDVNPEPNPFAELAERSGRGFFARGSASERLPEIVRALLPAA is encoded by the coding sequence ATGGAACCTGCCCTGCAGTCGGTCCTCGAGCCGGTGCGCGCGCGCCGCGGCCGCGTCGTGGTCCTCACCGGCGCCGGCATCTCCGCCGAGAGCGGCATCCCCACCTTCCGCGGCGCGGAGGGCTACTGGGTGGTCGGCTCCCGGAACTACATGCCGCAGGAGATGGCCACGCTCGAGATGTTCGAGCGCGCGCCGGACGAGGTCTGGCGCTGGTACCTCTACCGGTTCGGCGTCTGCAAGGACGCCCTGCCGAACGAGGGGCACCGCGCCCTCGTCGCCCTCGAGCGCGGGCTCGGCGACCGCTTCACGCTCGTCACCCAGAACATCGACGGCCTGCACCGGCGCGCCGGCTCGTCCGAGGCCCGCACCTGCTGCATCCACGGGGACGCCGCCTGGGTGCGCTGCGCCCAGGGCTGCCCCGGGCTCCTGCCGCTGCCCGACATGGGCCGGCGCGGGGCCGCGGACCCGTTCACCGCGGCCGACCGCGCGCGGCTCGCCTGCCCGCGCTGCGGCGGCTGGCTGCGCCCGCACGTGCTCTGGTTCGACGAGTGCTACGACGAGGAGCACTACCGGATGGACACGGCGCTGGGCGCCGCCTGGTCCGCCGACCTGCTCCTGGTGGTCGGCACGAGCGGCGCGACCAACCTGCCCATGCAGATCGGCCAGCTCGCCTTCCGGCGGCAGATCGCGCTCGTGGACGTGAACCCCGAGCCGAACCCGTTCGCCGAGCTGGCGGAGCGGAGCGGCCGCGGCTTCTTCGCCCGCGGGAGCGCCTCCGAGCGGCTGCCGGAGATCGTGCGGGCGCTGCTGCCGGCCGCGTGA
- a CDS encoding GspE/PulE/PilB domain-containing protein, protein MLIEAGVIDDTQLKAALGHQRRWGGKLGQSLVDMKMTTEAHIVEALARRFGYEVVNLRDLRPSPALDAALALVSRDLATRHTFLPFAVDTGSLSIAMSDPSNIAAVDELSFRTGKRIKVALAGDREVYDAIRRFYYAEEEAERTVEPITLETDPEPAPLQMETTTDPFGSLQSFFDEMARQPPAAAPAPRPPAPPARAPAPPAPAPRAVTPPAAFARPAPAPAPVRAAPPPPARLAPPPAGVGARPPLDLFDEDEILDVSELAPAEPPAGRPLAPGEQLLVEAVLKLARGEPVDPAILSPQRLAAGLIRLLLDKKVVTPAEVAQALSRR, encoded by the coding sequence ATGTTGATCGAAGCCGGGGTCATCGACGACACGCAGCTCAAGGCCGCCCTCGGCCACCAGCGGCGTTGGGGCGGGAAGCTCGGTCAGTCCCTCGTGGACATGAAGATGACCACCGAGGCGCACATCGTCGAGGCGCTCGCGCGGCGGTTCGGCTACGAGGTGGTCAACCTGCGCGACCTGCGGCCGAGCCCGGCCCTCGACGCCGCCCTGGCCCTCGTCTCGCGCGACCTCGCCACGCGCCATACCTTCCTGCCGTTCGCGGTGGACACGGGCAGCCTCTCCATCGCGATGAGCGACCCCTCCAACATCGCCGCGGTGGACGAGCTCTCGTTCCGGACCGGCAAGCGGATCAAGGTGGCGCTCGCGGGCGACCGCGAGGTCTACGACGCCATCCGGCGCTTCTACTACGCCGAGGAGGAGGCGGAGCGGACGGTCGAGCCCATCACGCTCGAGACCGATCCGGAGCCGGCCCCCCTCCAGATGGAGACGACCACCGATCCCTTCGGCTCGCTCCAGAGCTTCTTCGACGAGATGGCGCGCCAGCCGCCCGCGGCGGCCCCCGCGCCGCGCCCGCCGGCGCCCCCGGCGCGCGCCCCGGCTCCACCCGCGCCCGCGCCGCGCGCCGTCACCCCACCGGCCGCGTTCGCCCGGCCCGCGCCCGCTCCCGCGCCGGTGCGCGCCGCGCCGCCGCCGCCCGCCCGGCTCGCGCCGCCCCCGGCCGGCGTGGGCGCCCGCCCGCCGCTCGACCTGTTCGACGAGGACGAGATCCTCGACGTGAGCGAGCTCGCGCCGGCGGAGCCTCCCGCGGGCCGGCCGCTCGCCCCGGGCGAGCAGCTCCTCGTCGAGGCGGTGCTGAAGCTCGCCCGCGGCGAGCCGGTGGACCCCGCCATCCTGTCGCCGCAGCGGCTCGCGGCGGGGCTGATCCGGCTGCTCCTCGACAAGAAGGTCGTCACGCCGGCCGAGGTGGCGCAGGCGCTGTCGCGCCGGTAG
- a CDS encoding ExbD/TolR family protein has protein sequence MAVSGPGGGDDAEGGEGGGIFADINITPLTDIFLVLLIIFMVTTTAIAEQGGQNGGLKVNLPKGGRSDAVQEVHDLAIAVLEDGRTVVAGKVVDESALSGLLDEAAKQNPDTLVLVQADQGVAHGKVVAVMDLARRHGLSRLAIATRADSAGQ, from the coding sequence ATGGCCGTGAGCGGTCCGGGCGGCGGCGACGACGCCGAGGGCGGCGAGGGCGGCGGCATCTTCGCCGACATCAACATCACGCCGCTCACCGACATCTTCCTCGTGCTGCTCATCATCTTCATGGTCACCACCACCGCCATCGCGGAGCAGGGCGGGCAGAACGGCGGCCTCAAGGTGAACCTGCCGAAGGGCGGCCGCAGCGACGCGGTGCAGGAGGTGCACGACCTCGCCATCGCGGTGCTCGAGGACGGGCGCACGGTGGTCGCCGGCAAGGTGGTGGACGAGTCGGCGCTCTCGGGGCTCCTCGACGAGGCGGCGAAGCAGAACCCCGACACGCTCGTGCTGGTGCAGGCCGACCAGGGCGTCGCCCACGGCAAGGTGGTGGCCGTCATGGATCTGGCGCGGCGCCACGGGCTGTCGCGGCTCGCCATCGCCACCCGGGCCGATTCCGCGGGGCAATAG
- a CDS encoding MotA/TolQ/ExbB proton channel family protein, with amino-acid sequence MNLDFLTVLKTGGVAMWLIGLCSVAAVAVGLERGIALWRFVEKARGLADAVTRALFRGDLDDARAQCERSGSPAAEVFLAALVTAPAPAAGAPAAPPARARPTPEKVAAAVERERQQLNVKLRARLWILGTIGATAPFIGLFGTVVGIMRAFHQMGVTGAGGFSVVAAGISEALITTAGGIAVAIEAVVVFNFLNTHVQKLSLQMRLLTEEYLEIVKESLPWP; translated from the coding sequence GTGAACCTCGACTTCCTCACCGTCCTGAAGACCGGCGGCGTCGCCATGTGGCTCATCGGGCTCTGCTCGGTGGCGGCGGTGGCCGTGGGCCTGGAGCGCGGCATCGCCCTCTGGCGCTTCGTGGAGAAGGCGCGGGGGCTCGCCGACGCCGTCACGCGCGCGCTCTTCCGGGGCGACCTCGACGACGCCCGCGCCCAGTGCGAGCGCTCCGGCTCGCCCGCCGCCGAGGTGTTCCTCGCCGCCCTGGTGACCGCGCCCGCCCCCGCGGCCGGCGCCCCGGCGGCGCCCCCGGCGCGGGCCCGGCCGACCCCGGAGAAGGTCGCGGCGGCGGTCGAGCGGGAGCGGCAGCAGCTCAACGTGAAGCTCCGGGCCCGGCTCTGGATCCTCGGCACCATCGGCGCCACCGCCCCCTTCATCGGCCTCTTCGGCACCGTGGTCGGCATCATGCGCGCCTTCCACCAGATGGGCGTCACCGGGGCGGGCGGCTTCAGCGTCGTCGCCGCCGGCATCTCGGAGGCGCTCATCACCACCGCCGGCGGCATCGCGGTCGCCATCGAGGCGGTGGTGGTCTTCAACTTCCTCAACACGCACGTGCAGAAGCTCTCGCTGCAGATGCGCCTCCTCACCGAGGAGTACCTCGAGATCGTGAAGGAGTCCCTGCCATGGCCGTGA
- a CDS encoding DUF4292 domain-containing protein: protein MRRPLLAALLLAAAACARRAPPPPDLSQDPAALLAAVRATQDKVRSVQGSARVRIDAPGMKVPGGLQEFVAAEKPDRLHLETLDFFGNVAAVLVASGGRFALYDAREHVLYRGEATPENVSRFLPVLLPVEELVTILCGSAPILPGRPVSVQPGDGSLLLTLAQGAVGQRLQVGELAAISSSRVRRLGRDAAGREVEDAPAYDLDLNLRRHRAGVVFPLELKLIAPSARSTVELTWGEDLDINGRVDPKLFEMNPPKGARVVELGSGQEQR, encoded by the coding sequence GTGAGGCGGCCGCTCCTCGCCGCGCTCCTCCTCGCCGCGGCGGCCTGCGCGCGGCGGGCGCCGCCGCCCCCCGACCTGTCGCAGGACCCGGCGGCGCTGCTCGCCGCGGTGCGGGCGACGCAGGACAAGGTGCGCAGCGTGCAGGGGAGCGCGCGGGTGCGCATCGACGCGCCCGGCATGAAGGTGCCGGGCGGCCTGCAGGAGTTCGTGGCGGCGGAGAAGCCGGACCGGCTCCACCTCGAGACCCTCGACTTCTTCGGCAACGTCGCGGCGGTGCTCGTCGCGAGCGGCGGCCGCTTCGCGCTCTACGACGCCCGCGAGCACGTGCTCTACCGCGGCGAGGCGACGCCGGAGAACGTCTCGCGGTTCCTGCCGGTGCTCCTCCCGGTCGAGGAGCTCGTCACGATCCTGTGCGGCTCGGCCCCCATCCTGCCCGGCCGGCCGGTCTCGGTGCAGCCGGGCGACGGCTCCCTCCTGCTCACCCTCGCGCAGGGGGCGGTCGGGCAGCGGCTCCAGGTCGGCGAGCTCGCGGCCATCAGCTCCTCCCGCGTCCGCCGCCTCGGCCGCGATGCCGCCGGCCGCGAGGTGGAGGACGCGCCGGCCTACGACCTCGACCTCAACCTGCGCCGCCACCGCGCCGGCGTGGTATTCCCTCTGGAGCTGAAGCTCATCGCCCCCTCCGCGCGCTCCACGGTGGAGCTGACGTGGGGCGAGGACCTCGACATCAACGGCCGCGTCGATCCGAAGCTCTTCGAGATGAACCCGCCGAAGGGCGCGCGGGTGGTCGAGCTCGGGAGCGGCCAGGAGCAGCGCTGA
- a CDS encoding trans-sulfuration enzyme family protein, which produces MNTQKLGTLAVHAGEDEVLEVPSVNVPVYLSTTYRFADAAAAEAYLDDPRGKWLYSRLENPTVLAAERKLAALEGAEAALCFASGMAAVTAALLAVLKQGDLLLVSDALYGESLRLCRDVLAKFGVEVRSAPIAGLAQAVEEAPSNARALLFETPANPMARVADVPAVANACRRRGLTSILDATFATPVNLRPLSYGVDLVLHSATKYLNGHSDHLAGVVAGGKALVAEVEKVRRSTGANLDPAVAYDLVRGVKTLEVRVLRQNETALQVARALEGHPKVARVSYPMLPSHPDHALAKRLLRGGGGVLAFSAKGGYEAICRVHDALRIVARASSLGGVESLASIPVISSHRHATHAELAAAGIDRGTLRLSVGLEDPEDLVADLLQALERA; this is translated from the coding sequence ATGAACACCCAGAAGCTCGGCACCCTCGCCGTCCACGCCGGCGAGGACGAGGTGCTCGAGGTCCCCTCCGTCAACGTCCCCGTCTACCTCAGCACCACCTACCGCTTCGCCGACGCGGCCGCGGCGGAGGCCTACCTCGACGACCCGCGCGGCAAGTGGCTCTACAGCCGGCTCGAGAACCCGACCGTCCTCGCCGCGGAGCGGAAGCTCGCCGCGCTCGAGGGGGCCGAGGCGGCGCTCTGCTTCGCCTCCGGCATGGCCGCCGTCACCGCCGCGCTGCTCGCGGTGCTGAAGCAGGGCGACCTGCTCCTCGTCTCCGACGCGCTCTACGGCGAGAGCCTGCGGCTCTGCCGCGACGTGCTCGCGAAGTTCGGCGTCGAGGTGCGGAGCGCGCCCATCGCCGGGCTCGCGCAGGCCGTGGAGGAGGCGCCCTCGAACGCGCGGGCGCTCCTCTTCGAGACGCCGGCCAACCCGATGGCGCGGGTGGCCGACGTCCCGGCGGTCGCCAACGCCTGCCGGCGCCGCGGCCTCACCTCGATCCTCGACGCCACCTTCGCGACGCCGGTGAACCTCCGGCCGCTCTCCTACGGCGTGGACCTCGTGCTCCACAGCGCCACCAAGTACCTGAACGGCCACTCGGACCACCTCGCCGGCGTCGTCGCGGGCGGGAAGGCGCTCGTGGCCGAGGTGGAGAAGGTGCGCCGCTCCACCGGCGCCAACCTCGACCCGGCCGTCGCCTACGACCTCGTCCGCGGCGTGAAGACGCTCGAGGTCCGGGTGCTGCGCCAGAACGAGACCGCGCTGCAGGTGGCCCGCGCCCTCGAGGGCCACCCCAAGGTGGCCCGGGTCTCGTACCCGATGCTCCCCTCCCACCCCGACCACGCGCTCGCGAAGCGGCTCTTGCGGGGCGGCGGCGGCGTGCTCGCCTTCAGCGCCAAGGGCGGCTACGAGGCCATCTGCCGCGTGCACGACGCGCTCCGGATCGTGGCGCGCGCGAGCTCGCTCGGGGGCGTCGAGAGCCTCGCCTCCATCCCGGTCATCTCCTCGCACCGGCACGCCACCCACGCCGAGCTGGCGGCGGCCGGCATCGACCGGGGAACCCTGCGCCTCTCGGTGGGGCTCGAGGATCCCGAGGATCTCGTCGCCGATCTCCTGCAGGCGCTGGAGCGGGCGTGA
- a CDS encoding TRAP transporter TatT component family protein — MAARSRRAALAAAGAAWLVAATPSLALPRGAGEGTDGEAPQPAAAASAATAPAPTPGSTLPAGRGGPGRGGQEPAPDRFAEALARGDRAFAGRADEGLLREAIRAYGDAAAERPGDPRAELPLARAWMLLALAAPAETPGACDAAARAAERALRAQDPAFAAAVDGGEPPEKALAAVKAPGAEALYWLSYASLEAARARGFAAVLAVRDAVLAGLGRAVALDETVDHAGPRRVLGDLLAGLPSAVGGGAAKARAHFERALALAPDYQLTRVREAERLAVLLQDRALFDRLLAEVSGSEPGRAPAVAPENALSRRLAAALRKRADRLF, encoded by the coding sequence ATGGCCGCGAGGTCGCGTCGCGCCGCGCTGGCGGCCGCGGGGGCCGCCTGGCTCGTCGCGGCCACTCCCTCCCTCGCCCTCCCCCGCGGCGCGGGGGAGGGGACCGACGGCGAGGCGCCGCAGCCCGCGGCAGCAGCCTCCGCGGCAACAGCCCCCGCGCCGACCCCGGGGTCCACCCTCCCCGCCGGGCGGGGAGGGCCGGGGAGGGGCGGCCAGGAGCCCGCGCCCGACCGCTTCGCCGAGGCGCTCGCGCGCGGCGATCGCGCCTTCGCCGGGCGCGCCGACGAGGGGCTCCTGCGCGAGGCCATCCGCGCCTACGGCGACGCCGCCGCCGAGCGGCCCGGGGATCCCCGCGCCGAGCTCCCGCTCGCGCGCGCCTGGATGCTCCTCGCCCTCGCGGCGCCCGCCGAGACCCCCGGCGCCTGCGACGCCGCCGCGCGCGCGGCGGAGCGCGCGCTGCGGGCCCAGGACCCGGCCTTCGCGGCGGCGGTGGACGGCGGCGAGCCGCCCGAGAAGGCGCTCGCGGCGGTGAAGGCCCCCGGCGCCGAGGCGCTCTACTGGCTCTCCTACGCCAGCCTCGAGGCCGCGCGCGCCCGCGGCTTCGCCGCCGTGCTCGCCGTGCGCGACGCGGTGCTCGCCGGCCTCGGCCGCGCCGTGGCCCTCGACGAGACGGTGGACCACGCCGGTCCGCGCCGCGTCCTCGGCGACCTCCTCGCCGGCCTGCCCTCCGCCGTGGGCGGGGGCGCGGCGAAGGCGCGGGCGCACTTCGAGCGGGCGCTCGCGCTGGCGCCGGACTATCAACTCACCCGGGTGCGCGAGGCCGAGCGGCTCGCGGTCCTCCTCCAGGACCGCGCGCTCTTCGACCGGCTCCTGGCGGAGGTCTCGGGCTCCGAGCCCGGCCGCGCCCCCGCGGTCGCGCCGGAGAACGCGCTGTCCCGGCGCCTCGCCGCCGCCCTGCGCAAGCGGGCGGATCGGCTCTTCTGA
- a CDS encoding MaoC/PaaZ C-terminal domain-containing protein has product MSLLARQLYFEAVKVGDELPPLVKPPIDRIQSARYAGATGEFNPLSIDEPHARNAGFPSVIVPGMLAMGFVGELVVDWLRAARLRRFSARFVKIVWPGDVLTCRGKVVERRFGEPGTYLADLEVWVENQRGELVLRGQVTAQLYYNADDDARQHAGQPPLVVTEAEEAARLAKLHPPPRKPAPAPAPAAKPAPTPSAVARPSPKAGPPAKAPAPARPAAVSKPAFPARPVVAAKPAAAPKVQAAKPVPAAKPAPAAKPAAVAKPGPAAKARPAPPAKAGPVAKTPGLAKAVAARPAPKKAARPSKPPARPAAKSPPRPSAHGKPKPHPASPKPARSLPPLKPASRAGRSAPGKKPSARKRR; this is encoded by the coding sequence ATGAGCCTGCTCGCGCGACAGCTCTACTTCGAGGCGGTGAAGGTCGGCGACGAGCTGCCGCCCCTCGTGAAGCCGCCCATCGACCGGATCCAGAGCGCGCGGTACGCCGGCGCGACCGGCGAGTTCAACCCGCTCTCCATCGACGAGCCGCACGCCCGCAACGCCGGGTTCCCGAGCGTCATCGTGCCGGGGATGCTGGCGATGGGCTTCGTCGGCGAGCTGGTGGTGGACTGGCTGCGGGCCGCGCGCCTGCGCCGCTTCAGCGCCCGCTTCGTGAAGATCGTCTGGCCGGGCGACGTGCTCACCTGCCGCGGCAAGGTGGTGGAGCGCCGCTTCGGCGAGCCGGGCACCTACCTCGCCGACCTCGAGGTCTGGGTGGAGAACCAGCGCGGCGAGCTCGTGCTCCGCGGGCAGGTCACGGCGCAGCTCTACTACAACGCCGACGACGACGCCCGGCAGCACGCCGGCCAGCCGCCGCTCGTGGTCACCGAGGCCGAGGAGGCGGCGCGGCTCGCGAAGCTGCACCCGCCGCCGCGCAAGCCGGCCCCGGCGCCCGCCCCCGCGGCGAAGCCGGCCCCGACCCCGTCCGCGGTCGCGAGGCCTTCGCCGAAGGCCGGCCCGCCCGCCAAGGCGCCCGCCCCCGCCAGGCCCGCCGCCGTGTCGAAGCCGGCCTTCCCCGCGAGGCCGGTGGTCGCGGCGAAGCCGGCCGCGGCCCCGAAGGTCCAGGCGGCGAAGCCCGTCCCGGCGGCGAAGCCGGCTCCGGCCGCGAAGCCGGCGGCGGTCGCGAAGCCGGGTCCGGCCGCGAAGGCGCGCCCCGCTCCGCCGGCGAAGGCGGGTCCGGTCGCGAAGACGCCGGGGCTCGCGAAGGCGGTGGCGGCGCGGCCCGCGCCGAAGAAGGCCGCGAGGCCCTCGAAGCCGCCGGCCCGCCCGGCCGCCAAGTCCCCGCCGCGCCCGAGCGCGCACGGCAAGCCGAAGCCGCACCCGGCGAGCCCCAAGCCGGCCCGCTCCCTGCCGCCGCTCAAGCCGGCCTCGCGGGCCGGCCGCAGCGCGCCCGGCAAGAAGCCGTCCGCGAGGAAGAGGCGCTGA
- a CDS encoding MaoC family dehydratase N-terminal domain-containing protein — translation MLDRSLVGRESEPVTVEVERGAIRRFAEAIGDQNPIYEDEAAARSAGFAALATPPTFPSVLAGNDRFRQSLGLDPGSFLHGEQSFEYGRPLVAGDRVTVRSRVAEVSERPGPSGPAELLVIEDEGRDASGALLFRARQTLVLRRG, via the coding sequence ATGCTCGACAGGTCACTCGTCGGCCGGGAGAGCGAGCCGGTCACGGTCGAGGTGGAGCGCGGCGCGATCCGCCGCTTCGCCGAGGCGATCGGCGATCAGAACCCCATCTACGAGGACGAGGCGGCGGCCCGGTCGGCCGGCTTCGCGGCGCTCGCCACCCCGCCCACCTTCCCGTCGGTGCTGGCCGGGAACGACCGCTTCCGGCAGTCGCTCGGGCTCGACCCCGGCTCGTTCCTGCACGGCGAGCAGTCGTTCGAGTACGGCCGGCCGCTCGTGGCGGGCGACCGGGTGACGGTGCGCAGCCGGGTGGCCGAGGTCTCGGAGCGGCCGGGGCCGAGCGGTCCGGCGGAGCTGCTGGTGATCGAGGACGAGGGGCGCGACGCGAGCGGGGCGCTGCTGTTCCGGGCCCGGCAGACGCTCGTGCTCCGGCGAGGGTGA
- a CDS encoding dihydrodipicolinate reductase, with product MGLGDIGRAIARAVLAGPDLRLVAAVDRAPALHSQKLEALLGVPCPNVPVYAEPSKAFAAARGGVMLQATTSSFQDVVPQIEQALAAGLSVVSTCEELAFPWLRFKDEADALDRLCLKKDLGVLGVGVNPGFALDRLPAFLSQVAGPVRHIRGLRVVDAAKRRPALQRKVGASLTEEVFEAAVDRGDLGHIGLAESAALAALGCGMELDEVEEEIEPILADRDHDSAVPVKKGQVAGMRQVATGFVDGREVVRLDVTIAVGAEEPRDEVELDADPPVKVQIPGGLAGDQATAWLVVNAATAIGELRGLVTVLDLPSGR from the coding sequence ATGGGCCTGGGCGACATCGGCCGGGCCATCGCCCGCGCAGTGCTCGCCGGGCCGGACCTGCGGCTGGTCGCCGCGGTGGACCGCGCGCCGGCGCTCCACAGCCAGAAGCTCGAGGCCCTGCTCGGCGTCCCGTGCCCCAACGTGCCGGTCTACGCCGAGCCCTCCAAGGCCTTCGCGGCGGCGCGCGGCGGGGTGATGCTGCAGGCCACCACCTCCTCCTTCCAGGACGTGGTGCCGCAGATCGAGCAGGCGCTCGCGGCGGGGCTCTCGGTGGTCTCCACCTGCGAGGAGCTCGCCTTCCCCTGGCTCCGGTTCAAGGACGAGGCCGACGCGCTCGACCGGCTCTGCCTCAAGAAGGACCTCGGCGTCCTCGGCGTGGGCGTGAACCCGGGCTTCGCCCTCGACCGCCTGCCCGCCTTCCTCTCCCAGGTCGCCGGGCCGGTGCGCCACATCCGCGGCCTGCGCGTGGTGGACGCGGCGAAGCGCCGCCCCGCGCTGCAGCGCAAGGTGGGCGCGAGCCTCACCGAGGAGGTCTTCGAGGCCGCGGTGGATCGGGGCGACCTCGGCCACATCGGCCTCGCCGAGTCGGCGGCGCTGGCGGCGCTCGGGTGCGGCATGGAGCTCGACGAGGTGGAGGAGGAGATCGAGCCCATCCTCGCCGACCGCGACCACGACTCGGCCGTGCCGGTGAAGAAGGGGCAGGTGGCCGGGATGCGCCAGGTGGCGACCGGCTTCGTGGACGGCCGCGAGGTGGTGCGGCTCGACGTGACCATCGCCGTCGGGGCGGAGGAGCCGCGCGACGAGGTGGAGCTCGACGCCGACCCGCCGGTGAAGGTGCAGATCCCGGGCGGGCTCGCCGGCGACCAGGCGACAGCCTGGCTGGTGGTGAACGCCGCGACCGCCATCGGCGAGCTGCGCGGCCTGGTCACGGTGCTGGACCTTCCCTCCGGCCGCTAG
- a CDS encoding TlpA family protein disulfide reductase yields the protein MSENGAAKAQSGAPAGRRGLWLAAGAVGLFVAAVAGWMVAQTRAPKAPPVPAQLGMLATDLPAPPFRVQAATGAPVSLVDVKGQVTLVHFWATWCPPCREELPGLVRLGRDLEARYPGRFKLLAISVDDSWEAVQQFFAQAGPPGVLVARDVDGSATQAYFCAARGACPKNFQFPESYLVDARGRLIAYVPDACNWSDPAAREYLEGLIRG from the coding sequence ATGAGCGAGAACGGAGCGGCGAAGGCGCAGTCGGGCGCGCCGGCCGGCCGGCGGGGCCTGTGGCTCGCCGCCGGGGCGGTGGGGCTCTTCGTGGCGGCGGTGGCGGGCTGGATGGTGGCGCAGACGCGGGCGCCCAAGGCGCCCCCGGTCCCGGCGCAGCTCGGGATGCTGGCGACCGACCTGCCGGCCCCGCCGTTCCGGGTCCAGGCGGCAACGGGCGCGCCGGTCTCCCTGGTCGACGTGAAGGGGCAGGTGACCCTGGTCCACTTCTGGGCCACCTGGTGCCCCCCCTGCCGGGAGGAGCTGCCGGGCCTCGTCCGGCTCGGGCGCGACCTCGAGGCCCGCTACCCGGGCAGGTTCAAGCTGCTCGCCATCTCGGTGGACGACAGCTGGGAGGCGGTGCAGCAGTTCTTCGCCCAGGCGGGTCCCCCGGGGGTGCTCGTGGCCCGCGATGTCGACGGTTCGGCGACCCAGGCCTACTTCTGCGCCGCGCGGGGGGCTTGCCCCAAGAACTTCCAGTTCCCTGAGTCTTATCTGGTGGATGCCCGGGGCCGGCTGATCGCCTACGTGCCGGACGCCTGCAACTGGAGCGACCCGGCGGCCCGCGAGTACCTCGAAGGGCTGATCCGCGGCTGA